The genome window TAAGTTACAGTGAAATAGAACTGTTTTATTAATAGAGAAAAAAGTGACTTAATGACAAAGTAGTAATACTTATCTATAACAaacagagaaaaagaaaagaaaagaaaagaaaagggaagAAATGTTCGTGGATCTTCACTCAGATCCCCTTTTCAAGGAAGTGAACTAGAGGGGGAGATTACAAACAGAAACCCTATTTCCATAATTAACACTTAAAGAGAAAACGAAGAAAAAATGGGTGCTTTCGTGAAGCTACTGGACTTTCTTCTTTTCACCTACTTTTTATTCATAGCCATTGTTGCACCATTCTTTGATGGCCAAGCTGCTCTTCCTAAACACATGTTTCCGCCCGTGTTTGTTGACCTAAAAACCTGGTACACTCAAGAATATGGTGACTATTTGGTTTCTGAAAAACCCCATTTCTTTGTTGGGTTAATTTGGTTGGAGCTTCTTTTTGCATGGCCTCTCTCTGTCATTACTCTTTCTGGGATTGCTGCTGGAAAATCTTGGGTTAATACTACCTGCTTGGTCTATGGTGTTTCCACTCTCACATCAATGGTATTGAATTTGTGTAAATCTAATTGCCAATCCTTTTTTACATGTCACTTTTAATTGAAGATTGTAGATTGTTGTGCTAGCTTCAAATTATCTCTTTTCTCGTGATTGTTGTTTTTTTAATCTGTGGAATTGGATTTAATCAGATGGAATTTAACAATATTATGGGATGAAACATATCCATTATGGGTGatagatgtgtgtgtgtgtgttggttggggggggggggggttgcccTTTTTTTTTTAACCGTATAAGACTGGAAAGATCTAAACTTTCTAGAGTAAGTGGCATTGCCGTTAACCCAAAGCTGTAAAAATTGTAACTTTTGGATCTAAAGATCTCCTTAATTTTTTCTTTGGGTGCGGGGATACAACAAAGTGAAAGGCAATATAATTGACATTGGAAAACTTAAGAGCAAAAGAAGGTAACATTATAAAGATTGGAAAATTCAAGACTATCACTGATATTATAGTGCAATAGAGAAGAATCCTAGATGCACAAGCACAACCACAACTTATTGTAGCGCTTCTGGTTTTTGAGGGATCAGTTGTGCTATACTTTTGTCTTGCAGAAATCATCTTCCACTGAATTATGAGGGTGCCCAAATTCTGTTGCAAATACTGAATTCAGATTCAAAAACTAGCCTTCATAATTGTGCACTTTGTGAAACATTTGGAATATTTATGTTGATTGTTGACTCTGTTTGCAGATCACATTTTCGTTTATGAACTCATTATGATATCTAAAGGAGTTCCCAATAGAAGGGTTTGACACGTCCTTTTGCAATAGTTTTAGTTTCACAAAAGTAAATCTTTTGTCTGTTGATTGCTTCCAATTATTATATAAACATTTGATTCTGGATGAGGGTAAAAGGTCATATTAGAGTTGCAGAAGTTCCCAACTTGAGGTAGCAGTGAAGTAGAGTTGCATCTGCCTATGGTTTGCTTTTCTAATTAACGTCACAAATTTCAGGTGGCGATACTAAGTGAAATGGTGGGTTCCCAGAGAGCGTCGGACAAGTTGCTGATGTTGTACTATCCATTTCTAGGATTTGCTGTTTTAGCAATTTTACGTGGTCTGATACCTCATTCTGGCAAGACTGTGAGCATTGGAAAAAGATCTGCTATAAGCAGGAAGAAGAGGGCTTAATCTTTCAACTCAGATGCTATAATCGAATAGTTTGTATTTCTTCCGGCATGGGTACCTAAAAACCATATCAATTTTTATTGTTGGTTCTTTTTTTGTTTCCCCTGTTGATATTAAGGTCTGATGCTTGGGTAT of Nicotiana tomentosiformis chromosome 7, ASM39032v3, whole genome shotgun sequence contains these proteins:
- the LOC104086460 gene encoding uncharacterized protein; translation: MGAFVKLLDFLLFTYFLFIAIVAPFFDGQAALPKHMFPPVFVDLKTWYTQEYGDYLVSEKPHFFVGLIWLELLFAWPLSVITLSGIAAGKSWVNTTCLVYGVSTLTSMVAILSEMVGSQRASDKLLMLYYPFLGFAVLAILRGLIPHSGKTVSIGKRSAISRKKRA